A stretch of the Azospirillum brasilense genome encodes the following:
- a CDS encoding IMPACT family protein: MFTLKKNERFEQDIKKSRFLASAGPVSTEEDAREFIAALSQRDAGHNCWAFRIGDLYRSNDDGEPGGTAGRPILQAIDGQNLDRVAVVVSRWFGGVLLGAGGLMRAYGGTAAACLHAAERQPIIAFATLSVTCAFADEARIRAGLGAFPAALAETIGFTPDGVLLQIRIPCAEVDDVVRMITDASRGQATVETEPVPRIGG, encoded by the coding sequence ATGTTCACTCTTAAGAAGAACGAGCGGTTCGAGCAGGACATCAAGAAAAGCCGCTTCCTTGCCTCGGCGGGGCCGGTCAGCACCGAGGAAGACGCCCGTGAGTTCATCGCCGCGCTCAGCCAGCGGGATGCCGGTCACAATTGCTGGGCCTTCCGGATCGGCGACCTTTACCGGTCCAACGATGATGGCGAACCCGGGGGAACGGCGGGGCGCCCGATCCTTCAGGCCATAGACGGCCAGAACCTGGATCGGGTGGCGGTGGTGGTCAGCCGCTGGTTCGGCGGCGTTCTTCTCGGTGCGGGCGGGTTGATGCGCGCCTACGGCGGCACCGCGGCGGCCTGTCTGCACGCCGCCGAACGCCAGCCGATCATCGCCTTCGCCACCCTGTCCGTCACCTGCGCCTTCGCCGACGAGGCCAGGATCAGGGCGGGACTTGGCGCCTTCCCCGCGGCGCTTGCCGAAACCATCGGCTTCACGCCCGACGGCGTGCTTCTCCAGATCCGAATTCCCTGCGCGGAGGTGGATGATGTCGTTCGCATGATCACGGACGCTTCGCGCGGTCAAGCGACGGTCGAGACCGAACCGGTGCCGCGGATAGGGGGCTGA
- the nirK gene encoding copper-containing nitrite reductase: MKAKTFLATVSAAALIALSGIGAASATTLYAEPKVKEPAVDIVQDPAAVPAPEAAGKRAPKTHNVVLTTTEVEARLDDGTTYTYWTFNNKVPGPMVRVRVGDTVNVSMTNAPGSIMNHSIDFHAATGFLGGGQITQAEPGQTKEFSFKAMAPGVYVYHCATPMVAQHIAKGMFGLIVVEPEGGLPKVDKEFYVMQQEIYATKAKNLPAAEDDYDGLVNEKPGYLVFNGAVGGLVKDKPLKASVGETVRIWFGVGGPNFTSSFHVIGEIFDRVHNLGALDTPPLKNVQTVTVAPGGATMVEFKVDYPGKYALVDHALSRATKGLIGILEVDGKADDSIILDKSGDSRKQLGEMKH; the protein is encoded by the coding sequence ATGAAAGCCAAGACCTTCCTCGCCACCGTCAGCGCCGCCGCCCTCATCGCCCTGTCGGGGATCGGCGCCGCATCGGCCACCACTCTGTACGCCGAGCCGAAGGTCAAGGAGCCGGCGGTCGACATCGTCCAGGACCCCGCGGCGGTCCCGGCGCCGGAAGCGGCGGGCAAGCGCGCGCCCAAGACCCACAACGTCGTGTTGACCACGACCGAGGTCGAAGCCAGGCTGGATGACGGCACGACCTACACCTACTGGACATTCAACAACAAGGTCCCCGGCCCGATGGTCCGCGTCCGTGTCGGCGACACGGTGAACGTGTCCATGACGAACGCGCCCGGATCGATCATGAACCATTCCATTGATTTCCACGCGGCCACCGGTTTCCTTGGCGGCGGACAGATCACCCAGGCGGAGCCGGGCCAGACCAAGGAATTCTCGTTCAAGGCGATGGCGCCGGGCGTCTACGTCTATCACTGCGCCACGCCGATGGTCGCCCAGCACATCGCCAAGGGCATGTTCGGCCTGATCGTGGTGGAACCCGAAGGCGGCCTGCCGAAGGTCGACAAGGAATTCTATGTGATGCAGCAGGAGATCTACGCCACCAAGGCGAAGAACCTGCCGGCGGCGGAAGACGACTATGACGGCTTGGTGAACGAGAAGCCCGGCTATCTGGTGTTCAACGGCGCCGTGGGTGGGCTGGTGAAGGACAAACCGCTGAAGGCCAGTGTGGGCGAAACCGTGCGCATCTGGTTCGGTGTCGGCGGGCCGAACTTCACCTCGTCGTTCCATGTCATCGGCGAGATCTTCGATCGCGTCCACAACCTCGGTGCCCTCGACACGCCTCCGCTGAAAAACGTGCAGACGGTCACGGTGGCGCCCGGCGGAGCGACGATGGTGGAGTTCAAGGTCGACTACCCGGGCAAGTACGCCCTGGTCGACCACGCTCTGAGCCGTGCCACCAAAGGGCTCATCGGCATTCTGGAAGTCGATGGAAAGGCGGACGACAGCATCATCCTCGACAAGAGCGGCGACTCCCGCAAGCAGCTCGGCGAAATGAAGCATTGA
- a CDS encoding hemerythrin domain-containing protein → MHTDSKTGQLLHDDHHRTIDLLNAFEAYLERMEDDIPHLDADGRGLLATLGKELGQDLERHFLLEEQCLFPPIAAAGAYEMTADLSTDHEALRPLVRRIARLCALALREGFDEESWPAFRHFGHQLIDGLVLHIQKEETALLSAVDAVLTPSQDVALARAYRPGEEALGGVDERASSPRAWDGHSAAGR, encoded by the coding sequence ATGCACACCGACAGCAAGACCGGCCAACTCCTGCACGACGATCATCACCGGACCATCGACCTTTTGAACGCGTTCGAAGCCTATCTTGAGCGCATGGAGGACGACATTCCGCATCTCGACGCGGACGGTCGCGGTCTGCTCGCCACCCTCGGCAAGGAGCTGGGCCAGGACCTCGAACGGCATTTCCTCCTGGAAGAGCAGTGCCTCTTCCCCCCCATCGCCGCCGCCGGCGCTTACGAGATGACGGCCGACCTGTCGACCGACCATGAAGCTCTGCGCCCGCTCGTCCGCCGCATCGCCCGGCTGTGTGCCTTGGCTCTGCGTGAGGGGTTCGATGAGGAAAGCTGGCCGGCTTTCCGCCATTTCGGGCATCAGTTGATCGACGGCCTCGTTCTGCACATTCAGAAGGAAGAGACCGCACTGCTCAGCGCCGTGGACGCCGTGCTCACGCCGTCACAGGACGTCGCCCTTGCACGGGCTTACCGCCCTGGGGAAGAGGCGCTTGGCGGCGTGGATGAACGCGCATCATCGCCGCGGGCTTGGGACGGACACTCAGCGGCGGGTCGGTAG
- a CDS encoding SRPBCC family protein: protein MARVYVSAVIDAPVGVVWDKARDFNGHHAWHPIIADSHIEDGLRSDTVGCVRNFGLTPGGRLREQLVSFSDRERSYTYTILESPLPLTDYVATFRLTEVTEGNRTFGEWWADFECRPEDLPTLREQVGRNTFAAGFQALADLCRAGVGAPAATPAPP, encoded by the coding sequence ATGGCACGGGTCTATGTCAGCGCCGTCATCGACGCGCCCGTCGGGGTGGTCTGGGACAAGGCGCGGGATTTCAACGGCCACCACGCCTGGCATCCCATCATCGCGGACAGCCACATCGAGGACGGGCTGCGCAGCGACACGGTCGGCTGTGTCCGCAACTTCGGGCTCACGCCCGGCGGTCGGCTGCGCGAACAGCTGGTGTCCTTCAGCGACCGCGAGCGCTCCTACACCTACACGATCCTCGAATCCCCGCTGCCGCTCACCGACTACGTTGCGACCTTCCGCCTGACCGAGGTGACGGAGGGCAACCGCACCTTCGGCGAATGGTGGGCCGACTTCGAGTGCCGGCCCGAGGACCTGCCCACGCTGCGCGAGCAGGTCGGCCGGAACACCTTCGCCGCCGGCTTCCAGGCCCTGGCGGACCTGTGCCGCGCCGGTGTCGGAGCGCCTGCCGCAACTCCGGCACCGCCTTGA
- a CDS encoding phosphoenolpyruvate hydrolase family protein gives MPRIPRQQILNRFRGMIARGEPIVGGGAGTGLSAKCEEAGGIDLIVIYNSGRYRMAGRGSLAGLLAYGNANEIVVDMAREVLPVVRHTPVLAGVNGTDPFMIQDQFLRRLADLGFSGVQNFPTVGLIDGVFRANLEETGMGYGLEVDMIRAAHELDLLTTPYVFSEGEAVAMAEAGADVIVCHLGLTTGGSIGAETALSLKDCVPRIDAWAEAALRVRKDVIVLCHGGPIATPEDASFVLGACAVCHGFYGASSMERLPTETALTEQTRRFKAITKQR, from the coding sequence ATGCCCCGCATTCCCCGTCAACAAATCCTCAACCGGTTCCGCGGCATGATCGCCCGCGGCGAACCCATCGTCGGCGGCGGCGCCGGAACCGGCCTGTCCGCCAAATGCGAGGAGGCGGGCGGGATCGACCTGATCGTCATCTACAACTCCGGCCGCTACCGTATGGCCGGGCGCGGCTCGCTGGCCGGGCTGCTCGCCTACGGCAACGCCAACGAGATCGTCGTCGACATGGCGCGCGAGGTGCTGCCGGTGGTGCGGCACACCCCGGTGCTGGCCGGCGTCAACGGCACCGATCCCTTCATGATCCAGGACCAGTTCCTGCGGCGGCTGGCCGATCTGGGCTTCTCCGGCGTGCAGAACTTCCCGACCGTCGGGCTGATCGACGGCGTGTTCCGGGCCAACCTGGAGGAGACCGGCATGGGCTACGGGCTGGAGGTGGACATGATCCGCGCCGCTCATGAGCTGGATCTGCTGACCACGCCCTACGTCTTCTCGGAAGGCGAGGCGGTCGCGATGGCCGAGGCCGGGGCCGACGTCATCGTCTGCCACCTCGGCCTGACCACCGGCGGCAGCATCGGGGCGGAGACGGCGCTGTCGCTGAAGGACTGCGTGCCGAGGATCGACGCCTGGGCGGAGGCGGCCCTGCGGGTGCGCAAGGACGTGATCGTGCTGTGCCACGGTGGCCCGATCGCCACGCCGGAGGACGCCTCTTTCGTCCTCGGCGCGTGCGCCGTCTGTCATGGCTTCTATGGGGCGTCCAGCATGGAACGCCTGCCAACGGAAACCGCGCTGACCGAACAGACGCGCCGCTTCAAGGCCATCACCAAGCAACGCTGA
- a CDS encoding Tm-1-like ATP-binding domain-containing protein yields MADAERSAATVYVVGCYDTKGIELDYVRGLIAAEGLRTVTVDVGTRPPAVPADVPARDVASCHPDGAEAVLGTDDRGLAVSRMADAFRRFVEQRTDVAGMIGLGGSGGTAIIAPGMRVLPVGTPKLIVSTVASGNVASYVGETDLCMMASVTDVAGLNRISRRVLGNAAHAMAGMVARVIPETDTKPALGLTMFGVTTPCVTQVSQALDPAYDCLVFHATGTGGRAMEKLVASGLLAGVLDVTTTEVCDLLMGGVFSAGEERLDAIARAGIPYVGSCGALDMVNFGPRDSVPDRYRDRLFYVHNPQVTLMRTTADENRAMGAWIGRKLNAFTGPVRFLIPEGGVSVLDAPGQPFHDPQADAALFDALERTVEQTDARRLIRLPHNINDPAFAAALVQAFRDIAATGHGTTP; encoded by the coding sequence ATGGCGGATGCGGAGCGAAGCGCGGCGACGGTCTATGTCGTCGGCTGTTACGACACCAAGGGAATCGAGTTGGACTATGTGCGGGGGCTGATCGCGGCGGAGGGGCTGCGCACGGTGACGGTCGATGTGGGCACCCGCCCGCCGGCCGTCCCGGCCGACGTCCCGGCGCGGGACGTCGCCTCCTGCCACCCCGACGGGGCGGAAGCGGTGCTGGGCACCGACGATCGCGGGCTGGCCGTGTCGCGCATGGCCGACGCCTTCCGGCGCTTCGTCGAACAGCGCACCGACGTCGCCGGCATGATCGGCCTGGGCGGCTCCGGCGGCACGGCGATCATCGCGCCGGGTATGCGGGTGCTTCCCGTGGGAACACCCAAGCTGATCGTGTCCACCGTCGCGTCGGGCAACGTGGCGTCCTACGTCGGCGAGACGGACCTCTGCATGATGGCCTCGGTCACCGACGTCGCCGGGCTGAACCGGATTTCGCGCCGCGTGCTGGGCAACGCCGCCCACGCGATGGCCGGCATGGTGGCGCGCGTGATCCCCGAGACGGACACCAAGCCGGCGCTGGGCCTCACCATGTTCGGCGTGACGACGCCCTGCGTCACGCAGGTGTCCCAGGCGCTCGACCCCGCCTACGACTGTCTGGTCTTCCACGCCACCGGCACCGGCGGGCGGGCGATGGAGAAGCTCGTCGCCTCGGGCCTGCTGGCGGGCGTGCTGGACGTGACGACCACCGAGGTCTGCGACCTGCTGATGGGCGGCGTCTTCAGCGCCGGGGAGGAGCGGCTGGACGCCATCGCGCGGGCCGGCATCCCCTATGTCGGGTCCTGCGGGGCGCTGGACATGGTGAATTTTGGCCCGCGCGACAGCGTGCCCGACCGCTACCGCGACCGGCTGTTCTATGTGCACAACCCGCAGGTCACGCTGATGCGCACCACGGCGGACGAGAACCGGGCGATGGGCGCCTGGATCGGCCGCAAGCTGAACGCCTTCACCGGGCCGGTGCGCTTCCTCATCCCCGAAGGGGGCGTGTCGGTCCTCGACGCGCCGGGCCAGCCCTTCCACGATCCCCAGGCGGACGCCGCGCTGTTCGACGCGCTGGAGCGCACCGTCGAGCAGACGGACGCGCGCCGGCTGATCCGCCTTCCCCACAACATCAACGACCCCGCCTTCGCCGCCGCGCTCGTCCAGGCCTTCCGGGACATCGCCGCGACCGGCCACGGCACGACGCCATAA
- a CDS encoding phosphoenolpyruvate hydrolase family protein gives MTHDRTQLLDELRRACAGRHTLLVGAAIGTGLAARAAARGGADFLLALAAGRFRTMGASSIATMLALRDSNAFVADFACSEIVDATPIPVFFGACAWGLAEEEFSPLMERLRGWGFAGVVNFPTVSHVDGRFREALERTGLGFAREVRLLEAARAAGLATVGYFRRREEALALARAGVDVYCFNIGWNAGGAVGVPSGESVLQVGNRARGHIKAIRTADPGALCVIEGGPITTPQEMHEACREARADGYIGGSTIDRLPSESSMEEMTAAFKLVSTLQRRIDRLERRLDQTGQGMGLVGRTDALVEARARLEHLGPDGGPVWVAGPDGSGRSLVATLLHGRGPQRQRPPMTVDARHLDGGWLFGAEPADGGRRRLGWVEAANGTTLVIENAEGLAPGTQAELAAFLERGSFRRQGGQDSLRSNARIILIGTAGLEAATGAGTLVPDLARRLARRAIDLPPLSERLDDIPLLVEHFAAALRPSAGPVRLSPRAFRLLIAHDWPGNLRELRAVVEQALDGSGDVIEAEALPSLDGKRTGRPRPDAPGDRSPKQSERDWILDGLRRHRFRRGETARFLGLSRKTLYNKMRHYGLLE, from the coding sequence ATGACCCATGACCGGACTCAACTGCTGGACGAGCTGCGGCGGGCTTGCGCGGGCCGGCACACGCTGCTGGTCGGCGCCGCCATCGGCACCGGCCTCGCCGCCCGCGCGGCGGCGCGCGGCGGCGCCGATTTCCTGCTGGCGCTGGCCGCGGGACGCTTCCGCACCATGGGAGCATCATCCATCGCCACCATGCTGGCGCTGCGCGACAGCAACGCCTTCGTCGCCGACTTCGCCTGCTCGGAGATCGTGGACGCGACACCGATTCCGGTCTTCTTCGGCGCCTGCGCCTGGGGCCTCGCGGAGGAGGAGTTTTCTCCTCTCATGGAGCGGCTGCGCGGTTGGGGATTCGCCGGGGTGGTGAATTTCCCGACCGTGTCTCATGTCGACGGGCGCTTCCGCGAGGCGCTGGAGCGCACCGGCCTGGGCTTCGCGCGGGAGGTCCGCCTGCTGGAAGCCGCGCGGGCCGCCGGGCTGGCGACCGTCGGCTATTTCCGCCGCCGGGAGGAGGCGCTGGCGCTCGCCCGGGCGGGGGTGGACGTCTACTGCTTCAACATCGGCTGGAACGCCGGCGGCGCCGTGGGCGTGCCCAGCGGGGAGTCGGTGCTGCAGGTCGGCAACCGCGCCCGCGGCCATATCAAGGCGATCCGCACCGCCGACCCCGGCGCGCTGTGCGTGATCGAGGGCGGGCCGATCACCACCCCGCAGGAGATGCACGAGGCCTGCCGCGAGGCGCGCGCCGACGGCTACATCGGCGGCTCGACCATCGACCGCCTGCCCTCGGAAAGCTCGATGGAGGAGATGACCGCCGCCTTCAAGCTGGTCTCCACCCTGCAGCGGCGCATCGACCGGCTGGAACGGCGCCTCGACCAGACCGGCCAGGGGATGGGGCTGGTTGGCCGCACCGACGCGCTGGTGGAGGCGCGGGCGCGGCTGGAGCATCTCGGCCCCGACGGCGGGCCGGTGTGGGTCGCCGGACCGGACGGCAGCGGGCGCTCGCTGGTGGCCACTCTGCTGCACGGGCGCGGGCCGCAGCGCCAGCGTCCGCCGATGACCGTCGATGCCCGCCATCTGGACGGCGGGTGGCTGTTCGGGGCGGAGCCGGCGGACGGCGGACGCCGCCGCCTCGGCTGGGTCGAGGCCGCCAACGGGACGACGCTGGTGATCGAGAACGCGGAAGGACTGGCGCCCGGCACGCAGGCCGAGCTTGCCGCCTTCCTGGAGCGTGGCAGCTTCCGCCGTCAGGGCGGCCAGGACAGCCTGCGCTCCAACGCGCGGATCATACTGATCGGAACGGCGGGTCTGGAGGCCGCGACCGGTGCGGGGACGCTCGTGCCCGACTTGGCCCGCCGCCTCGCCCGACGCGCCATCGACCTGCCACCGCTGAGCGAGCGGCTGGACGACATTCCGCTGCTGGTCGAGCATTTCGCGGCGGCGCTGCGCCCATCGGCGGGTCCCGTGCGCCTGTCGCCGCGGGCGTTCCGGCTGCTCATCGCCCATGACTGGCCGGGCAATCTCCGCGAGCTGCGCGCCGTGGTCGAACAGGCGCTGGACGGCAGCGGCGATGTCATCGAGGCGGAAGCCCTGCCCTCCCTGGACGGCAAGCGCACGGGCCGCCCACGCCCCGACGCGCCGGGAGACCGGTCGCCCAAACAGTCGGAACGGGACTGGATCCTCGACGGCCTGCGGCGGCACCGCTTCCGCCGGGGGGAGACGGCCCGCTTCCTCGGCCTGTCGCGCAAGACGCTCTACAACAAGATGCGCCACTACGGCCTGTTGGAGTGA
- a CDS encoding phosphoenolpyruvate hydrolase family protein, with protein MIRGMGKMGKNGRFDVQITSTLDPHAEQAEGAGERLFCPAFGGNPVDCAEYLALLPVQDSNGRLLAALAELPDGVPEGVCVGVLAVDPFRPVGPFLKTLRRFGVRAVANFPTTALFDGETGETLRGVGLGAEREVSFLEQAAHAGFAVTGFTADADIGRRLRTAGAGRLVVHPGAATGDASRDAEAVANAAAVVAELRGEGGGPVLLYRPAGFEDYHDLMRRAADGLVIPPGAGHSNRP; from the coding sequence GTGATCCGGGGCATGGGTAAAATGGGGAAAAACGGTCGGTTCGACGTACAAATTACCTCCACGCTTGATCCCCATGCCGAACAGGCGGAAGGTGCAGGGGAACGGCTGTTCTGTCCGGCCTTCGGCGGGAATCCGGTGGACTGCGCCGAGTATCTGGCTCTGCTTCCCGTCCAGGACAGCAACGGGCGGCTGCTCGCCGCCTTGGCTGAATTGCCGGACGGCGTGCCGGAGGGTGTGTGCGTCGGCGTGCTGGCCGTCGACCCCTTCCGGCCGGTGGGGCCGTTCCTGAAGACCCTGCGCCGGTTCGGGGTGCGCGCGGTTGCAAATTTCCCCACCACCGCGCTGTTCGACGGGGAAACCGGCGAGACGCTGCGCGGCGTCGGGCTCGGTGCGGAGCGGGAAGTGTCGTTCCTGGAGCAGGCCGCCCATGCGGGATTCGCCGTCACCGGCTTTACCGCCGACGCGGACATCGGCCGTCGCCTGCGGACGGCGGGTGCGGGGCGCCTCGTCGTGCATCCGGGTGCCGCGACCGGCGATGCCTCACGCGACGCCGAGGCGGTCGCGAACGCTGCGGCGGTCGTCGCCGAACTGCGCGGAGAGGGCGGCGGCCCCGTCCTCCTCTATCGGCCGGCCGGCTTCGAGGATTATCATGACCTCATGAGGCGGGCGGCCGACGGGCTGGTGATTCCGCCCGGCGCCGGTCACTCCAACAGGCCGTAG
- a CDS encoding ABC transporter substrate-binding protein — MKRQLSTALLSGTALLLATMLPAAAQQGAKISNDVVRIGVITDLSGAFSDQSGRGSVAAAQMAVEDFGGTVLGKPVEVLTADHQNKVDVGSAIVREWIDAQNVDLIQDVANSGLALAVADIVRDKDRVAIFNGPSVTRLTGDKCTPNTIHYAYDAYALAKGTGAQTIKQGGDTWYFLTVDFAFGHGLEENTAKIVQENGGKVLGAVRFPLNNLDFASYVTQAQASGAKIVGLATTGMDARNAIKAASEFGLTQSGQQLAGLLLFDTDVHALGLEATQGMYLTTAFYWDRDDETRAFSRRFHERVKIMPNMGQAGVYSSTLAYLKAIEAAGTDEAGPVMEKLKSTRINDVFVKDGWVREDGRFMREMYLMQVKKPSESKYPWDYYTLRATIPAEEAFRPLSQSDCPLVKK, encoded by the coding sequence ATGAAGCGTCAGTTGAGCACCGCGCTGCTGTCCGGGACCGCGCTGCTGCTGGCCACCATGCTGCCGGCGGCGGCGCAGCAGGGTGCGAAGATCTCGAACGACGTCGTCCGGATCGGGGTGATCACCGACCTGTCCGGGGCCTTCTCAGACCAGAGCGGCCGCGGCTCCGTCGCCGCCGCGCAGATGGCGGTGGAGGATTTCGGCGGCACGGTGCTGGGCAAGCCTGTCGAGGTGCTGACGGCCGACCACCAGAACAAGGTGGATGTGGGCTCGGCCATCGTGCGCGAGTGGATCGACGCGCAGAACGTCGACCTCATCCAGGACGTGGCGAATTCCGGTCTGGCGCTGGCGGTGGCGGACATCGTCCGCGACAAAGACCGCGTCGCCATCTTCAACGGCCCGTCCGTCACCCGCCTGACCGGCGACAAATGCACGCCCAACACCATCCACTACGCCTACGACGCCTACGCGCTGGCCAAGGGCACCGGGGCGCAAACGATCAAGCAGGGCGGCGACACCTGGTACTTCCTCACCGTCGATTTCGCCTTCGGCCATGGGCTGGAGGAGAACACGGCGAAAATCGTTCAGGAGAACGGCGGCAAGGTCCTGGGCGCGGTGCGCTTCCCGTTGAACAATCTGGACTTCGCCTCCTATGTGACGCAGGCGCAGGCGTCGGGGGCCAAGATCGTCGGCCTCGCCACCACCGGGATGGACGCGCGCAACGCCATCAAGGCCGCCTCAGAATTCGGCCTGACCCAGAGCGGCCAGCAGCTCGCCGGCCTCCTGCTGTTCGACACCGACGTCCACGCCCTCGGGCTGGAGGCGACGCAGGGGATGTACCTGACCACCGCCTTCTACTGGGACCGCGACGACGAGACCCGCGCCTTCTCCCGGCGTTTCCACGAGCGGGTGAAGATCATGCCGAACATGGGCCAGGCCGGCGTCTACTCCTCGACGCTCGCCTACCTGAAGGCCATCGAGGCCGCGGGCACCGACGAGGCCGGCCCGGTCATGGAAAAGCTGAAGAGCACGCGGATCAACGACGTGTTCGTGAAGGACGGCTGGGTGCGCGAGGACGGCCGCTTCATGCGCGAGATGTATCTGATGCAGGTGAAGAAGCCCTCGGAGTCCAAATACCCCTGGGACTACTACACCCTGCGCGCCACGATCCCCGCGGAGGAGGCCTTTCGGCCACTGTCACAAAGCGATTGCCCCCTCGTGAAGAAATGA